One genomic segment of Gemmatimonadota bacterium includes these proteins:
- a CDS encoding DUF1640 domain-containing protein yields MDTHATVREFEAAGIETRQAEAIVKAMTWSRNDLVTKTDLAGFAKKEDLEELKSRLDALSAKMERFATKAYLEKFATKEDLERFASKEDLERFATKEDLEELKSRVDSLSAKMELFVTKEESKRFATKEDLVVLRAEMAAMKSDLEKQISSAVNKMMICMISMSALIVGLMKYL; encoded by the coding sequence ATAGATACCCACGCCACGGTCCGCGAATTCGAAGCCGCGGGCATCGAGACGAGGCAGGCGGAAGCCATCGTCAAGGCGATGACGTGGAGCCGGAACGACCTGGTGACGAAGACAGATCTCGCGGGATTCGCGAAGAAAGAGGATCTGGAGGAACTTAAATCTCGTTTGGATGCACTAAGCGCGAAGATGGAGCGATTCGCAACGAAGGCCTATCTTGAAAAGTTCGCGACGAAGGAGGACCTGGAGCGATTTGCGTCGAAGGAAGACCTGGAGCGATTCGCCACGAAGGAGGATCTGGAGGAACTTAAATCGCGTGTTGATTCCTTAAGTGCGAAGATGGAGCTTTTCGTGACAAAGGAAGAATCGAAGCGATTCGCCACGAAGGAGGATCTAGTTGTTTTAAGGGCCGAGATGGCCGCGATGAAATCGGACCTTGAGAAGCAGATCAGCAGCGCCGTCAACAAGATGATGATATGTATGATCAGCATGTCCGCGCTGATAGTGGGTTTGATGAAATACCTTTGA
- a CDS encoding SRPBCC domain-containing protein, translating to MSEQNATEKLSYSITVNASRERVWQALFEDESFRKWTSLFAEGSYFVGDWSEGSEIRFLNAGNDGMISMIDANRPHEFMSIRHLGYIVNGVEDTDSDEVKSWTPAFENYTLKDVEGGTHLTVETDTFNDYVEYFNETWPKGLDEIKRIAEG from the coding sequence ATGTCAGAACAAAACGCCACCGAGAAACTCAGCTACTCGATTACGGTAAACGCTTCGAGGGAACGGGTGTGGCAGGCCCTGTTCGAGGACGAATCGTTTCGGAAGTGGACGAGCCTGTTCGCCGAGGGGTCCTACTTTGTCGGGGACTGGAGCGAAGGCAGTGAAATACGGTTCCTGAATGCGGGCAACGACGGAATGATCAGCATGATCGACGCAAACCGACCCCACGAGTTCATGTCCATACGGCATCTCGGGTATATTGTCAATGGCGTGGAGGATACGGATAGCGACGAAGTGAAATCATGGACGCCGGCGTTCGAGAACTACACGCTGAAGGACGTGGAAGGCGGCACCCACCTGACCGTTGAAACGGACACCTTTAACGACTACGTGGAGTACTTCAACGAGACCTGGCCCAAAGGGCTGGACGAGATCAAGCGGATCGCCGAAGGGTAA
- a CDS encoding glutamate--tRNA ligase, whose translation MSRPVRVRFAPSPTGLLHIGSAHTGLFNWLFARREKGRFLLRIEDTDTARSRSEWVDAIFEVLEWMGVDWDEEVVYQSQRSDRHVARARALVDSGKAYRCYYLPEELEAKKKEALAEGRSWRNDLRYADLTDAEAEALEAEGRKPVIRLKIPEGKTVFQDRILGEIAVENETIDDFVIVRSNGTPLYHLAVVADDVDMNVSHVIRGIDHVTNTTKHIHLFRALGAELPEFAHLPSILGEDKKKLSKRHGAVSVSEYRDAGYLSDAVVNFLSLLGWQTGDDQEFFTRAELMERFSLDQVHKRDTVFDLRKFEWLNGQHIMALSNEELWTLAKPFLVRAGLLGGEQPINHDYALEVVGLLRERCRTLADFAVQGRFFFTDEFEYNPKAVRKHWSKDPDGVVARISWLRDEFAALAAFDTEAVEEVVRNLSEREGLKAAQFIHPCRVALTGEMAGPSLFHLIAVLGKETCAHRLEMALVRLPEVVEQAAIGEG comes from the coding sequence ATGTCCCGGCCCGTACGCGTTCGCTTCGCCCCCAGTCCCACCGGGTTGCTCCACATCGGCAGCGCCCACACGGGCCTGTTCAACTGGCTCTTCGCCCGCAGGGAGAAGGGCCGTTTCCTCCTGCGCATCGAAGACACCGACACCGCCCGCTCCCGATCCGAGTGGGTCGATGCCATATTCGAGGTGTTGGAGTGGATGGGCGTGGACTGGGACGAAGAGGTAGTCTATCAGTCCCAGCGGTCCGACCGGCATGTCGCCAGGGCCCGGGCCCTGGTCGATAGCGGCAAAGCCTACCGGTGCTACTATCTGCCCGAAGAGCTGGAAGCGAAAAAGAAGGAAGCCCTCGCCGAGGGCCGGTCCTGGCGGAACGACCTCCGCTATGCGGACCTCACGGATGCCGAGGCCGAAGCCCTGGAGGCAGAGGGCCGCAAGCCGGTCATCCGGCTCAAGATCCCCGAGGGGAAAACCGTATTCCAGGACCGGATCCTGGGTGAGATCGCGGTGGAGAACGAGACCATCGACGATTTCGTCATCGTACGGTCCAACGGCACGCCCCTGTACCACCTGGCCGTGGTGGCCGACGACGTGGACATGAACGTGTCTCACGTCATCCGAGGTATCGACCACGTCACTAATACCACCAAGCATATCCACCTGTTCCGCGCCCTGGGTGCCGAGCTGCCCGAGTTCGCCCATCTTCCCAGCATCCTCGGGGAGGACAAGAAGAAGCTATCGAAGCGTCACGGCGCCGTGTCCGTCTCCGAATACCGCGACGCCGGCTACCTGTCCGACGCCGTGGTCAACTTCCTCTCGCTGCTCGGGTGGCAGACCGGCGACGACCAGGAGTTCTTCACCCGCGCCGAGCTCATGGAGCGGTTCTCCCTGGACCAGGTCCACAAGCGGGACACCGTCTTCGACCTGCGCAAATTCGAGTGGCTCAACGGCCAGCACATCATGGCCCTGTCCAACGAGGAACTGTGGACGCTGGCGAAGCCGTTTCTGGTACGCGCGGGGCTCCTCGGCGGAGAACAGCCTATAAACCACGACTACGCATTGGAGGTCGTCGGCCTGCTGCGGGAACGGTGCCGCACGCTGGCCGATTTTGCGGTCCAGGGCAGGTTCTTCTTCACGGACGAATTCGAGTACAATCCCAAGGCCGTCCGGAAGCACTGGTCGAAAGATCCGGATGGCGTTGTTGCGCGGATCAGCTGGCTTCGCGACGAATTCGCCGCGCTTGCAGCGTTCGACACGGAAGCAGTGGAGGAGGTCGTCCGGAACCTGTCGGAACGGGAAGGATTGAAGGCGGCCCAGTTCATCCATCCTTGCCGCGTGGCGCTGACCGGCGAAATGGCTGGTCCGTCCCTGTTCCATCTTATCGCCGTCCTGGGGAAAGAGACGTGTGCCCACCGTTTGGAAATGGCACTGGTGCGCCTGCCGGAGGTGGTCGAACAGGCGGCGATTGGCGAAGGATAG